From one Thalassobaculum sp. OXR-137 genomic stretch:
- the rplA gene encoding 50S ribosomal protein L1 codes for MAKTGKRLRAAYGDLDRTALFGMAEAIKLIKGKASAKFDETVEISMNLGVDPRHSDQMVRGVVSLPHGTGKDVRVAVFAKDAKADEARAAGAEVVGAEDLMEEIQNGRMDFDRVIATPDMMAVVGRLGKVLGPRGLMPNPKLGTVTPNVADAVAAAKAGQVEFRVEKAGIVHAGIGKASFSEDQLVENATAFVDAIQKAKPTGAKGHYIKRVSVSSTMGPGIKIDTAALGSAPAA; via the coding sequence ATGGCAAAAACAGGTAAGCGTCTTCGCGCCGCGTACGGCGACCTCGACCGGACGGCCCTCTTCGGCATGGCCGAGGCCATCAAGCTCATCAAGGGCAAGGCCAGCGCCAAGTTCGACGAGACCGTCGAGATCTCGATGAACCTGGGCGTCGACCCGCGTCACTCCGACCAGATGGTCCGCGGCGTCGTCTCGCTGCCGCACGGCACCGGCAAGGACGTGCGCGTCGCCGTCTTCGCCAAGGACGCCAAGGCGGACGAGGCCCGTGCGGCCGGTGCCGAGGTGGTCGGGGCCGAGGATCTGATGGAAGAGATCCAGAATGGCCGGATGGACTTCGACCGCGTGATCGCGACCCCGGACATGATGGCCGTCGTCGGCCGTCTCGGTAAGGTGCTGGGCCCGCGCGGCCTGATGCCGAACCCGAAGCTGGGCACCGTGACCCCGAACGTGGCCGACGCCGTCGCCGCCGCGAAGGCCGGTCAGGTCGAGTTCCGCGTCGAGAAGGCCGGCATCGTCCATGCCGGCATCGGCAAGGCGAGCTTCTCCGAGGATCAGCTGGTCGAGAACGCCACGGCGTTCGTCGATGCGATCCAGAAGGCGAAGCCGACCGGGGCGAAGGGCCACTACATCAAGCGCGTGTCGGTCAGCTCGACCATGGGTCCGGGCATCAAGATCGACACGGCGGCTCTGGGTTCCGCGCCGGCCGCCTAA
- the rlmB gene encoding 23S rRNA (guanosine(2251)-2'-O)-methyltransferase RlmB: protein MAKRKYGGRPSRAAKSPAPGRERSGGGQTLPGRESDRTAFDPTLLFGRHAVAAALANPRRHVRALMCSVEAAADLAETLAALPEARCGALPDPRTVTAEEIATLVGEGAVHQGLIARVDPLPDTALEDVLDAAGPQSLLMVLDQVTDPHNLGAVLRSAAAFGADAVVVQDRHTPQITAVVAKTASGALDVTPLVRVINLARALRTIQEAGFWCVGLAEEGPVALDSLDLSGRAALVMGAEGDGLRRLTRETCDQLVHLPTKAPIRSLNVSAAAAIALHHAAVAPGRKAG from the coding sequence ATGGCGAAACGAAAATACGGCGGCCGCCCCTCCCGTGCGGCGAAATCCCCTGCCCCCGGCCGCGAGCGGTCCGGCGGCGGTCAAACACTCCCCGGCCGCGAGTCGGATCGGACGGCATTCGACCCGACTCTGCTGTTCGGCAGGCACGCGGTGGCGGCAGCACTGGCCAATCCGCGACGGCATGTCCGCGCGCTGATGTGCAGCGTGGAAGCGGCGGCCGATCTCGCCGAGACCCTGGCCGCCCTGCCCGAGGCCCGGTGCGGGGCCCTGCCCGACCCCAGGACCGTCACGGCGGAGGAGATCGCCACCCTGGTCGGCGAGGGCGCGGTGCATCAGGGCCTGATCGCCCGGGTCGACCCGCTGCCGGACACCGCCCTGGAGGACGTGCTCGACGCCGCCGGGCCCCAAAGCCTGCTGATGGTGCTCGACCAGGTGACCGATCCGCACAATCTCGGCGCCGTGCTGCGCTCCGCCGCGGCCTTCGGGGCCGATGCGGTCGTCGTCCAGGACCGGCACACCCCGCAGATCACTGCCGTGGTGGCCAAGACCGCGTCCGGCGCGCTCGACGTCACCCCGCTGGTGCGGGTGATCAACCTCGCCCGCGCCCTGCGCACCATCCAGGAGGCCGGGTTCTGGTGCGTCGGCCTCGCCGAGGAGGGGCCGGTCGCGCTCGACAGTCTCGACCTGTCCGGCCGGGCCGCGCTGGTGATGGGGGCGGAGGGCGACGGCCTGCGCCGCCTGACCCGCGAGACCTGCGACCAACTCGTCCACCTGCCGACCAAGGCGCCGATCCGCTCGCTCAACGTGTCGGCGGCGGCGGCGATCGCCCTGCATCACGCCGCGGTCGCCCCCGGCAGAAAGGCAGGTTAA
- a CDS encoding type II toxin-antitoxin system HigB family toxin — protein sequence MRIIARQTLVTFWSQPNRRDAEADLTAWFNAVNGRTCDWATPADVKAAYRNASIVAGNRVVFNIHGNKYRLVVKINYPHQVVYIRWAGTHAEYDNIDVTTV from the coding sequence GTGAGAATCATCGCCCGTCAGACCCTCGTGACCTTTTGGTCGCAACCCAACCGGCGCGATGCCGAAGCGGATCTGACCGCCTGGTTCAATGCGGTGAACGGCAGAACGTGCGACTGGGCCACGCCCGCGGACGTCAAGGCCGCTTACCGCAATGCCAGCATCGTCGCGGGCAACCGGGTGGTCTTCAACATTCACGGCAACAAGTATCGGCTGGTGGTGAAGATCAACTATCCGCACCAGGTGGTCTACATCCGCTGGGCCGGAACCCACGCCGAGTACGACAATATTGACGTTACCACCGTGTGA
- a CDS encoding allantoinase PuuE, translating to MSAPDRNGPDRDDPNFQPHLDRDMVGYGRTPPHANWPGGARLAINFVMNYEEGSEYSIPEGDGFSEGSLTDSPDSPNGPGSRDLAAESMFEYGTRVGFWRLHRLFTERNLPLTVNACALALERNDEAAAAIRESGWDICCHGWRWVNHFQLSEDEERAHIARAVESLERTTGARPAGWYCRHGPSVHTRRLVVEHGGFLYDSDSYADELPYWTEVSGRPHLVVPYSLTTNDSKFARNHFPTGDDYFTFVKDAIDMLWEEGANSPRMMSCGLHLRLIGHPSRAAGLARLLDYVQEKGGIWVTGRQAIAEHWVREHPHP from the coding sequence TTGAGCGCTCCTGACCGGAACGGACCCGACCGGGACGACCCGAATTTCCAGCCGCATCTGGACCGCGACATGGTCGGCTACGGCCGCACCCCGCCCCATGCCAACTGGCCCGGCGGCGCGCGGCTGGCGATCAATTTCGTCATGAACTACGAGGAGGGGTCGGAATACTCGATCCCCGAGGGCGACGGCTTCTCCGAGGGGAGCCTGACCGACTCGCCGGACAGCCCGAACGGTCCCGGCTCGCGCGACCTGGCCGCGGAGTCGATGTTCGAATACGGCACCCGCGTCGGCTTCTGGCGGCTGCACCGGCTGTTCACCGAGCGCAACCTGCCGCTGACGGTCAACGCCTGCGCCCTGGCGCTGGAGCGCAACGACGAGGCGGCGGCCGCGATCCGCGAGAGCGGCTGGGACATCTGCTGCCACGGCTGGCGCTGGGTGAACCATTTCCAGCTCAGCGAGGACGAGGAGCGCGCCCACATCGCCCGCGCGGTGGAGAGCCTGGAGCGCACCACCGGGGCCAGGCCGGCCGGCTGGTACTGCCGCCACGGTCCGAGCGTGCACACCCGCCGCCTGGTCGTCGAGCACGGCGGCTTCCTCTACGACAGCGACAGCTATGCCGACGAGCTGCCCTACTGGACCGAGGTGTCCGGCCGGCCGCATCTGGTGGTGCCCTATTCGCTGACCACCAACGACAGCAAGTTCGCCCGCAACCATTTCCCCACCGGCGACGACTACTTCACCTTCGTGAAGGACGCGATCGACATGCTGTGGGAGGAAGGGGCGAACAGCCCGCGGATGATGTCCTGCGGCTTGCACCTGCGCCTGATCGGCCACCCCTCGCGGGCGGCGGGTCTGGCCAGGCTGCTGGACTACGTGCAGGAGAAGGGCGGCATTTGGGTCACCGGCCGCCAGGCCATCGCCGAGCACTGGGTGCGCGAACATCCGCATCCATGA
- the secE gene encoding preprotein translocase subunit SecE, whose amino-acid sequence MAKVSPAQFVRQVRQEVSRVTWASRKETAVATLMVFIMVLLASVFFFVVDQVLAWGVQLVLGLGG is encoded by the coding sequence ATGGCGAAGGTGAGTCCCGCCCAGTTCGTGCGTCAGGTGCGACAGGAAGTGTCGCGGGTCACGTGGGCGAGCCGCAAGGAGACGGCCGTGGCCACCCTGATGGTCTTCATCATGGTGTTGCTGGCCTCGGTGTTCTTCTTCGTGGTCGACCAGGTCCTGGCCTGGGGTGTGCAACTGGTACTGGGGCTCGGAGGCTGA
- the rplL gene encoding 50S ribosomal protein L7/L12 produces the protein MADLAKLVDDLSALTVLEAAELSKMLEEKWGVSAAAPVAVAAAAGGGDAAPAAEEKTEFDVILASAGDKKINVIKEVRAITGLGLKEAKDLVEGAPKPVKEGASKEEAEELKKKLEEAGATVELK, from the coding sequence ATGGCTGATCTTGCCAAGCTGGTCGACGACCTGTCCGCTCTGACCGTCCTCGAGGCGGCCGAGCTGTCGAAGATGCTCGAGGAGAAGTGGGGCGTGTCCGCCGCTGCTCCGGTCGCGGTCGCCGCGGCTGCTGGTGGTGGCGATGCCGCCCCGGCCGCTGAGGAGAAGACCGAGTTCGACGTGATCCTTGCCTCCGCCGGGGACAAGAAGATCAACGTGATTAAGGAAGTCCGTGCCATCACCGGCCTGGGCCTCAAGGAGGCCAAGGACCTGGTCGAAGGCGCTCCGAAGCCCGTCAAGGAAGGTGCTTCCAAGGAAGAGGCCGAGGAGCTGAAGAAGAAGCTGGAGGAGGCTGGCGCCACCGTCGAGCTGAAGTAA
- the rpoB gene encoding DNA-directed RNA polymerase subunit beta codes for MAVSAVGSFTGRKRVRRSFGRIPEVAPMPNLIEVQKSSYDAFLQMGITGEARGDVGLQEVFKSVFPIRDFSERSMLEFVRYELEEPKYDVEECQQRGLTFAAPLKVTLRLVVWDVDEETGSKSIKDIKEQDVYMGDMPLMTANGTFVVNGTERVIVSQMHRSPGVFFDHDKGKTHSSGKYLFAARVIPYRGSWLDFEFDAKDIAYVRIDRRRKLPATTLLLALLSDQSEAYIKACHANGDDVQRDKVVGMSAEDILGTFYDKVTYTREGDGWRLPFDADRMKGAKLTDDLVDADTGEVVAKAGDKITPRTSRKLLEGGLKDMFVTSEQLIGQYVGSDLIDETTGLVHCDAGEEVTADLLETLASIGVTELPILAIDHMNIGAYMRNTLALDKNATREEALVDIYRVMRPGEPPTLETAEALFAGLFFDSERYDLSAVGRVKMNARLGLETHDQLRVLRKEDILAILKVLVDLKDGKGEIDDIDHLGNRRVRSVGELMENQYRVGLLRMERAIRERMSSVDIDTVMPHDLINAKPAAAAVREFFGSSQLSQFMDQTNPLSEITHKRRLSALGPGGLTRERAGFEVRDVHPTHYGRICPIETPEGPNIGLINSLATYARVNQYGFIETPYRKVTDGTVTNEVRYISAMEEGRYTIAQANAPIDANGKFEEELVPVRRRGDFGLARPEDIDMLDVSPKQLVSVAAALIPFLENDDANRALMGSNMQRQAVPLIQAEAPYVGTGMEATVARDSGVAIAAKRSGVVDQVDAQRIVIRANEDLEGTASNVDIYRLLKFQRSNQNTCITQRPLVAVGDVVSRGDIIADGPSTELGELALGKNVLVAFMPWNGYNFEDSILISERIVRDDVFTSIHIEEFEIMARDTKLGQEEITRDIPNVGEEALKNLDEAGIVYIGAEVNPSDILVGKVTPKGESPMTPEEKLLRAIFGEKASDVRDTSLKVPPGVTGTVVEVRVFSRRGVDKDERSQAIERSEIERLAKDRDDERAILERGFFDRLKELLMGKTATGGPKGFKGGVALSEEIFAQYTPGQWRQFVVDDDKLMDYLEGLKEHFDKSIEQLKDRFDNKVDKLQRGDELPPGVMKMVKVFVAVKRKLQPGDKMAGRHGNKGVISKINPIEDMPYLDDGTAVDIVLNPLGVPSRMNVGQILETHLGWAAAGLGRQIREMLENMGKDARAADLREKLKGIYSDDEYSQKIDPLQDNEIVEMSRNLRRGVPFATPVFDGAREEDIVGMLERAGLQSSGQVDLWDGRTGEQFDRRVTVGYIYMLKLHHLVDDKIHARSIGPYSLVTQQPLGGKAQFGGQRFGEMEVWALEAYGAAYTLQEMLTVKSDDVSGRTKVYEAIVRGDDNFEAGIPESFNVLVKELRSLGLNVELNQEEY; via the coding sequence ATGGCAGTTTCCGCAGTCGGATCCTTCACCGGTCGTAAGCGCGTTCGCCGGAGCTTTGGTCGCATCCCCGAAGTCGCTCCGATGCCGAACCTCATCGAGGTTCAGAAGAGCTCCTACGACGCCTTTCTGCAGATGGGCATCACCGGGGAAGCCCGGGGCGATGTCGGCCTGCAGGAAGTCTTCAAGTCGGTGTTCCCGATCCGCGACTTCTCCGAGCGCTCCATGCTCGAGTTCGTGCGCTACGAGCTCGAGGAGCCGAAATACGACGTCGAGGAGTGCCAGCAGCGCGGCCTGACCTTCGCCGCGCCGCTGAAGGTCACCCTGCGTCTGGTGGTCTGGGACGTGGACGAGGAGACCGGCTCCAAGTCCATCAAGGACATCAAGGAGCAGGACGTCTACATGGGCGACATGCCCCTGATGACGGCCAACGGCACCTTCGTGGTCAACGGCACCGAGCGCGTCATCGTCAGCCAGATGCACCGCTCGCCGGGCGTCTTCTTCGACCATGACAAGGGCAAGACCCACAGCTCGGGCAAGTACCTGTTCGCCGCCCGGGTGATCCCGTACCGCGGCTCCTGGCTCGACTTCGAGTTCGACGCCAAGGACATCGCCTACGTGCGTATCGACCGTCGCCGCAAGCTCCCGGCGACGACGCTCCTGCTCGCCCTGCTCTCCGACCAGAGCGAGGCCTACATCAAGGCGTGCCACGCCAACGGCGACGACGTGCAGCGCGACAAGGTCGTGGGCATGAGCGCCGAGGACATTCTTGGCACCTTCTACGACAAGGTCACCTACACCCGCGAAGGCGACGGCTGGCGTCTGCCGTTCGACGCCGACCGGATGAAGGGCGCGAAGCTCACCGACGACCTGGTCGACGCCGATACCGGCGAAGTGGTGGCCAAGGCCGGCGACAAGATCACGCCGCGCACCTCGCGCAAGCTGCTCGAGGGCGGCCTGAAGGACATGTTCGTCACCAGCGAGCAGCTGATCGGCCAGTATGTCGGTTCCGACCTGATCGACGAGACGACCGGTCTGGTCCATTGCGACGCCGGCGAGGAAGTCACCGCAGACCTGCTGGAGACCCTGGCCTCCATCGGCGTGACCGAGCTGCCGATCCTGGCGATCGACCACATGAACATCGGCGCCTACATGCGCAACACCCTGGCGCTCGACAAGAACGCCACCCGGGAAGAGGCGCTGGTCGACATCTACCGGGTCATGCGCCCGGGCGAGCCGCCGACCCTCGAGACCGCCGAGGCTCTGTTCGCCGGCCTGTTCTTCGACAGCGAGCGCTACGATCTGTCGGCCGTCGGCCGGGTGAAGATGAACGCGCGTCTCGGCCTGGAGACCCACGATCAGCTCCGCGTGCTCCGCAAGGAGGACATCCTGGCCATCCTCAAGGTCCTGGTCGACCTGAAGGACGGCAAGGGCGAGATCGACGACATCGACCACCTCGGCAACCGCCGCGTCCGGTCGGTCGGCGAGCTCATGGAGAACCAGTACCGCGTCGGCCTGCTGCGCATGGAGCGGGCGATCCGCGAGCGCATGAGCTCCGTCGACATCGACACCGTGATGCCGCACGACCTGATCAATGCCAAGCCGGCGGCGGCGGCGGTGCGCGAGTTCTTCGGTTCCTCGCAGCTCTCGCAGTTCATGGACCAGACCAACCCGCTGTCGGAGATCACCCACAAGCGTCGTCTCTCGGCGCTTGGCCCGGGCGGTCTGACCCGCGAGCGTGCCGGCTTCGAAGTCCGTGACGTGCACCCGACCCACTACGGCCGGATCTGCCCGATCGAGACGCCGGAAGGCCCGAACATCGGCCTGATCAACTCCCTGGCCACCTACGCCCGTGTCAACCAGTACGGCTTCATCGAGACGCCGTACCGCAAGGTGACGGACGGCACGGTGACCAACGAGGTGCGCTACATCTCCGCCATGGAGGAAGGCCGCTACACCATCGCCCAGGCGAACGCGCCGATCGACGCGAACGGCAAGTTCGAAGAGGAGCTGGTTCCGGTCCGCCGTCGTGGCGACTTCGGTCTGGCGCGTCCGGAAGACATCGACATGCTCGACGTCTCGCCGAAGCAGCTGGTGTCCGTCGCCGCGGCGCTCATCCCGTTCCTGGAGAACGATGACGCCAACCGCGCGCTGATGGGCTCGAACATGCAGCGTCAGGCGGTTCCGCTGATCCAGGCCGAGGCGCCGTATGTCGGTACCGGCATGGAAGCGACCGTGGCCCGCGACAGCGGCGTCGCCATCGCCGCCAAGCGGTCCGGCGTGGTCGACCAGGTCGATGCCCAGCGTATCGTTATCCGGGCGAACGAGGACCTGGAAGGCACGGCGTCGAACGTCGACATCTACCGTCTGCTGAAGTTCCAGCGCTCCAACCAGAACACCTGTATCACCCAGCGGCCGCTCGTGGCGGTGGGCGACGTGGTCAGCCGCGGCGACATCATCGCCGACGGTCCGTCCACCGAACTCGGTGAGCTGGCGCTCGGCAAGAACGTGCTCGTCGCGTTCATGCCGTGGAACGGCTACAACTTCGAGGACTCGATCCTGATCTCCGAACGCATCGTCCGCGACGACGTGTTCACCTCGATCCATATCGAGGAATTTGAGATCATGGCCCGCGATACCAAGCTGGGTCAGGAAGAGATCACCCGGGACATCCCGAACGTCGGCGAAGAGGCTCTGAAGAACCTCGACGAGGCGGGCATCGTCTATATCGGTGCCGAGGTGAACCCGAGCGACATCCTGGTCGGCAAGGTCACGCCGAAGGGCGAGTCGCCGATGACGCCGGAAGAGAAGCTTCTCCGCGCGATCTTCGGCGAGAAGGCCTCCGACGTCCGCGACACCTCGCTGAAGGTCCCGCCGGGCGTGACCGGCACGGTCGTCGAGGTGCGGGTGTTCTCGCGCCGCGGCGTCGACAAGGACGAGCGTAGCCAGGCCATCGAGCGCTCGGAGATCGAGCGTCTCGCCAAGGACCGCGACGACGAGCGCGCGATCCTGGAGCGTGGCTTCTTCGACCGTCTGAAGGAACTTCTGATGGGCAAGACCGCCACCGGCGGTCCGAAGGGCTTCAAGGGCGGCGTCGCGCTGTCCGAGGAGATCTTCGCCCAGTACACCCCGGGCCAGTGGCGCCAGTTCGTCGTCGATGACGACAAGCTGATGGACTACCTGGAGGGCCTGAAGGAGCACTTCGACAAGTCGATCGAGCAGCTCAAGGACCGGTTCGACAACAAGGTCGACAAGCTGCAGCGCGGCGACGAGCTGCCGCCGGGCGTCATGAAGATGGTCAAGGTCTTCGTCGCGGTGAAGCGCAAGCTGCAGCCGGGCGACAAGATGGCCGGCCGTCACGGTAACAAGGGCGTCATCTCCAAGATCAACCCGATCGAGGACATGCCCTATCTGGACGACGGCACCGCCGTCGACATCGTGCTGAACCCGCTGGGCGTGCCGTCGCGCATGAACGTCGGGCAGATCCTGGAGACCCACCTCGGGTGGGCGGCGGCCGGTCTTGGCCGTCAGATCCGCGAGATGCTCGAGAACATGGGCAAGGACGCCCGCGCGGCCGACCTGCGCGAGAAGCTCAAGGGCATCTATTCCGACGACGAATACAGTCAGAAGATCGATCCGTTGCAGGACAACGAGATCGTCGAGATGTCCCGCAACCTGCGCCGCGGCGTTCCCTTTGCGACGCCGGTTTTTGACGGTGCCCGTGAAGAGGACATCGTCGGAATGCTGGAGCGTGCCGGTCTGCAGTCCAGCGGTCAGGTCGACCTCTGGGACGGCCGGACGGGCGAGCAGTTCGACCGACGGGTGACAGTGGGCTATATTTACATGCTCAAGCTGCACCACCTGGTGGACGACAAGATCCATGCGCGCTCCATCGGCCCGTACAGCCTGGTCACCCAGCAGCCGCTGGGCGGTAAGGCGCAGTTCGGCGGTCAGCGCTTCGGTGAGATGGAGGTCTGGGCCCTTGAAGCCTACGGCGCCGCCTACACCTTGCAGGAGATGCTGACGGTGAAGTCCGACGACGTGTCCGGTCGTACCAAGGTCTACGAGGCGATCGTCCGTGGCGACGACAACTTCGAGGCCGGTATTCCGGAATCCTTCAACGTTCTGGTGAAGGAACTGCGTTCGCTCGGACTGAACGTCGAGCTGAACCAGGAGGAGTACTGA
- the rplJ gene encoding 50S ribosomal protein L10 translates to MNRTEKAELVDSLRTTFEGSEVVVITHQTGLTVSEVEGLRSNVRAAGAGYKVTKNRLARLALQGTRYENLSDLFTGPTSVTTSTDPVAAAKVIVEFANKNDKVTIVGGGLGERKLNIDEIKALAKTPSIDESRAKLVGLLQTPASRMVGVLAAPAGQIARVLKAHSEQSE, encoded by the coding sequence GTGAACCGAACCGAAAAGGCCGAGTTGGTCGACTCTCTTCGCACGACGTTCGAAGGCTCCGAAGTCGTCGTCATCACCCATCAGACGGGTCTGACGGTGTCCGAGGTCGAAGGTCTTCGTTCCAACGTCCGTGCGGCCGGGGCCGGCTACAAGGTCACGAAGAATCGGCTCGCCCGTCTTGCTCTGCAGGGCACGCGCTACGAGAACCTGAGCGACCTCTTCACGGGTCCGACGTCGGTGACGACGTCGACCGACCCGGTGGCGGCGGCGAAGGTGATCGTTGAGTTCGCCAATAAGAACGACAAGGTCACCATCGTCGGTGGCGGCCTGGGCGAACGGAAACTCAACATCGATGAGATCAAGGCTCTGGCCAAGACCCCGTCGATCGACGAGTCGCGTGCCAAGCTTGTGGGTCTCCTTCAGACCCCGGCGTCTCGGATGGTTGGTGTGCTTGCCGCACCGGCCGGCCAGATCGCGCGGGTGCTCAAGGCCCACAGCGAGCAGTCGGAGTGA
- the nusG gene encoding transcription termination/antitermination protein NusG: MAQRWYVVQTYSGFEKKVAQSINEQVAQHEFEDLITEVLVPTEEVIEMRRGVKATTERKFFPGYILVRMELTDESWHLVKSQPKVAGFVGGKSRPIPITDAEADRLLKQVSEGVDRPKPSITFEIGEQVRVSDGPFATFNGLVEDVDEERARLKVAVSIFGRSTPVDLEFTQVEKT; encoded by the coding sequence ATGGCGCAACGATGGTACGTGGTGCAGACCTATTCCGGCTTCGAGAAGAAGGTCGCCCAGTCGATCAACGAGCAGGTCGCCCAGCACGAGTTCGAGGATCTGATCACCGAAGTCCTGGTTCCGACCGAGGAAGTGATCGAGATGCGCCGGGGCGTGAAGGCGACCACCGAACGCAAGTTCTTCCCGGGCTACATCCTGGTCCGGATGGAGCTGACGGACGAGAGCTGGCATCTGGTCAAGTCGCAGCCGAAGGTGGCCGGGTTCGTGGGCGGCAAGAGCCGTCCGATCCCGATCACCGACGCCGAGGCGGACCGTCTGCTGAAGCAGGTCTCCGAGGGCGTGGACCGGCCGAAGCCGTCGATCACCTTCGAGATCGGCGAGCAGGTCCGGGTCTCCGACGGCCCGTTCGCGACGTTCAACGGCCTTGTCGAGGATGTCGACGAGGAGCGGGCGCGTCTGAAAGTTGCGGTGTCGATCTTCGGACGATCGACGCCGGTCGATCTGGAATTCACCCAGGTCGAGAAAACCTGA
- the rplK gene encoding 50S ribosomal protein L11 yields the protein MAKKIVGYIKLEIPAGAANPSPPVGPALGQRGLNIMEFCKAFNAATEKMEKGMPVPVVITAYGDRTFTFITKTPPVSYFLKKASKVAKGSPTPNKGAVGKVTLAQVKEIAEQKMPDLNAVDMDGAVQMIKGSARSMGIEVVE from the coding sequence ATGGCTAAGAAGATCGTCGGCTATATCAAGCTGGAGATCCCGGCCGGAGCGGCGAACCCGTCTCCGCCGGTGGGTCCGGCTCTCGGTCAACGCGGACTCAACATCATGGAGTTCTGCAAGGCGTTCAACGCCGCGACCGAGAAGATGGAGAAGGGCATGCCGGTGCCGGTGGTGATCACCGCCTACGGCGACCGTACCTTCACCTTCATCACCAAGACCCCGCCGGTGTCCTATTTCCTGAAGAAGGCGTCGAAGGTGGCCAAGGGCTCCCCGACGCCGAACAAGGGCGCGGTCGGCAAGGTCACCCTGGCGCAGGTCAAGGAGATCGCCGAGCAGAAGATGCCGGATCTGAACGCCGTCGACATGGACGGTGCGGTTCAGATGATCAAGGGTTCCGCCCGTTCCATGGGCATCGAAGTGGTGGAGTGA
- the tuf gene encoding elongation factor Tu, with protein sequence MAKEKFARTKPHCNIGTIGHVDHGKTTLTAAITKTLAESGGATFMAYDAIDKAPEEKARGITISTAHVEYETANRHYAHVDCPGHADYVKNMITGAAQMDGAILVVSAADGPMPQTREHILLARQVGVPALVVFMNKVDQVDDEELLELVELEIRELLSSYEFPGDDIPITKGSALAALEDSNEEIGRKAILALMETVDSYIPTPERPKNLPFLMPIEDVFSISGRGTVVTGRIERGIVKVGEEIEIVGIKTTVKTTCTGVEMFRKLLDQGEAGDNVGVLLRGTKREDVERGQVLAKPGSITPHTKFKAEAYILTKEEGGRHTPFFTNYRPQFYFRTTDVTGTVTLPEGTEMVMPGDNIAMDVELIAPIAMDDGLRFAIREGGRTVGAGVVSKVIE encoded by the coding sequence ATGGCCAAGGAGAAATTCGCGCGGACTAAGCCGCACTGCAACATCGGCACGATCGGTCACGTCGACCACGGCAAGACGACGCTGACGGCGGCGATCACGAAGACGCTTGCAGAGTCCGGCGGTGCGACGTTCATGGCGTACGACGCCATCGACAAGGCGCCGGAAGAGAAGGCGCGCGGCATCACGATCTCGACGGCGCACGTTGAGTACGAGACGGCGAACCGTCACTACGCGCATGTGGACTGCCCGGGCCACGCCGACTACGTGAAGAACATGATCACGGGTGCGGCGCAGATGGACGGCGCGATCCTGGTGGTGTCGGCGGCCGACGGCCCGATGCCGCAGACGCGCGAGCACATCCTTCTGGCGCGCCAGGTCGGCGTTCCGGCGCTGGTCGTGTTCATGAACAAGGTCGACCAGGTCGACGACGAGGAGCTTCTGGAGCTGGTCGAGCTCGAGATCCGCGAGCTTCTGTCGTCCTACGAGTTCCCGGGCGACGACATTCCGATCACCAAGGGTTCGGCTCTGGCCGCGCTCGAGGACAGCAACGAGGAGATCGGCCGCAAGGCGATCCTCGCGCTGATGGAGACGGTCGACTCGTACATTCCGACCCCGGAGCGTCCGAAGAACCTGCCGTTCCTGATGCCGATCGAGGACGTGTTCTCGATCTCGGGCCGCGGCACGGTGGTGACCGGCCGTATCGAGCGCGGCATCGTGAAGGTGGGCGAGGAAATCGAGATCGTCGGCATCAAGACGACGGTGAAGACGACCTGCACCGGTGTGGAGATGTTCCGCAAGCTGCTGGACCAGGGCGAGGCGGGCGACAACGTTGGCGTTCTGCTGCGCGGCACCAAGCGCGAGGACGTGGAGCGCGGTCAGGTTCTGGCGAAGCCGGGCTCGATCACGCCGCACACGAAGTTCAAGGCCGAGGCGTACATCCTGACGAAGGAAGAGGGTGGCCGTCACACGCCGTTCTTCACCAACTACCGTCCGCAGTTCTACTTCCGCACGACGGACGTGACCGGGACGGTGACGCTGCCGGAAGGCACCGAGATGGTGATGCCGGGCGACAACATCGCGATGGACGTCGAGCTGATCGCGCCGATCGCCATGGATGACGGCCTGCGCTTCGCCATCCGCGAAGGCGGCCGCACCGTCGGCGCCGGCGTGGTGTCGAAGGTCATCGAGTAA